The proteins below come from a single Cydia pomonella isolate Wapato2018A unplaced genomic scaffold, ilCydPomo1 PGA_scaffold_116, whole genome shotgun sequence genomic window:
- the LOC133533196 gene encoding growth/differentiation factor 8-like, protein MVENEVDAAVLNIHVQELQTHNSTIDTTEDHFTINIQPSRVTKNHNNNKAAVPYGPENSVKMSRKELKMGKWLKLDVTSMVAEFFRLPREQGLEIVVRVQDSKNKMSLVVPHPSAESNNALMPYIEVSLKDNSHKRIRRNIGMDCNENSKEARCCRYPLVVNFEEFGWDWIIAPKQYDANYCSGECPYSFLQKYPHTHLVHLAAPQGSGGPCCAPRRMSSISMLYFDHDLNIIYGTIPGMVVESCGCS, encoded by the exons ATGGTCGAAAACGAGGTGGACGCGGCAGTCCTCAACATCCACGTCCAAGAGTTGCAGACACACAACTCCACCATAGACACGACGGAGGACCATTTCACCATAAACATCCAACCTAGCAGAGTAACTAAAAATCACAATAATAACAAAGCAGCCGTACCATACGGCCCAGAAAATTCAGTGAAGATGTCCAGAAAAGAACTGAAGATGGGGAAATGGTTGAAGTTAGATGTGACGAGTATGGTGGCGGAGTTTTTTAGGTTGCCACGGGAACAGGGGTTAGAGATAGTAGTGAGAGTACAAGACTCGAAGAATAAGATGAGCTTGGTTGTACCGCATCCGAGCGCTGAATCAAATAATGCTTTG ATGCCATATATAGAAGTAAGTCTTAAGGACAATTCACATAAGAGGATAAGGCGAAATATCGGCATGGATTGCAACGAAAACTCCAAAGAGGCGAGATGCTGCCGTTACCCCCTAGTAGTTAACTTTGAAGAGTTCGGTTGGGACTGGATCATTGCTCCCAAACAGTACGACGCGAACTACTGCAGTGGAGAGTGTCCTTACAGTTTCCTTCAGAAGTACCCTCACACACATTTAGTGCATTTAGCAGCGCCGCAAGGAAGTGGAGGTCCTTGCTGTGCTCCGAGACGGATGTCGAGTATCTCCATGCTGTACTTCGATCATGATTTGAACATCATCTACGGCACGATCCCGGGCATGGTGGTGGAGAGCTGTGGCTGTTCATAG